The genomic segment TGACCGTCCGAGCCTCCGGATCGATTTCCCACACCCGTTTCGTTCCGGCGTCGAAATACTCCGACCGCTTCCGCGCGAGTTCCGCGCGGGTGTTGCCTTCCGAAATGATTTCAACAGCCAGGTCCGGCGCGTACGGCCCCACCCGCTGAAGGTGGGCGTCCGCGGTCGGCAGGTTCGCCCAGGCGGTGAACGACACGTTCGGGAGCCGGGTCTGGCCGGGCTTGAGTCGCAGAATCGTGTCCGGTGCGCCGACCACGCCGAGTCGGTTTGTCCGCACGTGCGCCATCAGAAACGCGATCAGCGACGCGGCGAGAAAGCCCTCGCGCTGGCCCATCGCTTTCTCCACGAGAAGGCCGTCCACCAGTTCGGTCAGTCGTTTCGGCTCGCATGAGGCGGACCGGAGCACGTCGTCCTCGGTCGCCACGTGCGGCAGCCAGATGATGCGGTTCGGCGGGATGTCGCCGAGCCGCCGCGCGATATCGGCGAACGACTCCGGTACGCCGAGCGATTCGGCGCTCGGTGCTTCGGCAACCGATTCGGCGGTGGCTGGGGTCATGTCCTTCCTCCGGCGTGATCCTCCGCCATCATAGCGTCCCGGAAACGACGCGGGACAGGCCGAAGCCTGCCCGCGGGGCGTTGGTCGCTGAGATTGAAGTGATGCCGGGAACGAAATGCGCCCGGTCCGGTGTAGAAGTACCGTGTGCTTGTCGGTGTGGAGCGTTCTGGCTTGGGCCTTTCGGGGGGCGTGCGGCGAGGTCAATCGACCGCGTCGTTCCAGGCGTCCGCGAAATCCCGGTTCACGTTCACCAGATCCATGCTCTTGTCGCGGATTTCGGCCGCCTTAATCGCCCCGTGCGCGAACACCACCGCGCTCACGAGCCAGGCCAACGCGCCGAAGATACCGAAGAGGACCAACGGCCCCACCGCGGCGTCGGGCAAGTCTTTATTGAGCGCACCCACTGCGATGCCGAACGCGATCCAGAACAGCAACCCGAGCCACACGTACAGTTTCCGCACGCGCCAGTGCCCGGCGTGCTCCTGGCACATGGGCGCAATGATCCTCATCGACTTGCGGGTGAGGAGCGCAACGATGAGAAACGGGAGCAAGCCGCCGAGGAGGAGCACGAAGACCCAGCCCGGCATCCACGCGAACGTTTGGGGCACGTCGCAATCCGCCTCGCC from the Frigoriglobus tundricola genome contains:
- a CDS encoding Uma2 family endonuclease, yielding MTPATAESVAEAPSAESLGVPESFADIARRLGDIPPNRIIWLPHVATEDDVLRSASCEPKRLTELVDGLLVEKAMGQREGFLAASLIAFLMAHVRTNRLGVVGAPDTILRLKPGQTRLPNVSFTAWANLPTADAHLQRVGPYAPDLAVEIISEGNTRAELARKRSEYFDAGTKRVWEIDPEARTVTVFTSVTDHTVFGTADVLDGGSVVPGFRLPLAQLFDDPQLNPRA